From a region of the Bacillus alveayuensis genome:
- a CDS encoding D-methionine transport system ATP-binding protein (product_source=KO:K02071; cath_funfam=3.30.70.260,3.40.50.300; cog=COG1135; ko=KO:K02071; pfam=PF00005,PF09383; smart=SM00382,SM00930; superfamily=52540,55021): protein MISLSNITKIYSSPNGDVKAVDQINLRIKKGEIFGIIGYSGAGKSTLIRLLNGLEKPTSGSIEIGGIRIDEIKGEKLRKARQEISMIFQHFNLLWSRTIEENISFPLEIAGVEKKERIKRVRELIKLVGLEGREKAYPSQLSGGQKQRVGIARALANNPKVLLCDEATSALDPQTTDSILDLLVDINERLGLTIVLITHEMHVIRKICHRVAVMENGRIVEEGEVLNVFRHPKQPITRRFVQQVTEPEETKETISHLLSQYKSGQIVQLTFIGDAAEQPIISNLMNEFDISINILQGKISQTQRGAYGTLFIHIDGDKKSIDEAIEFLRKHHVQVEVIANA, encoded by the coding sequence GTGATTTCTCTTAGCAATATAACGAAAATATATTCATCTCCAAATGGCGATGTAAAAGCTGTTGATCAAATAAATCTTCGTATTAAAAAAGGGGAAATATTCGGAATCATCGGATATAGTGGTGCAGGAAAAAGTACGCTTATTCGATTGTTAAATGGTTTAGAAAAGCCTACTTCTGGCTCCATTGAAATCGGTGGAATTAGAATCGACGAAATTAAAGGGGAGAAATTACGTAAAGCTCGTCAAGAAATTAGTATGATTTTCCAGCATTTTAATTTACTTTGGTCCAGAACCATTGAGGAAAATATTTCTTTTCCTTTAGAGATTGCAGGAGTTGAAAAAAAAGAGCGGATCAAGCGGGTTCGTGAGTTAATTAAGCTTGTAGGTCTTGAAGGAAGGGAAAAAGCTTATCCTTCCCAGCTAAGTGGAGGACAAAAGCAACGTGTAGGAATTGCCCGTGCATTAGCAAACAATCCAAAAGTTTTGCTATGTGATGAAGCGACGTCTGCACTCGATCCTCAAACAACGGATTCGATTTTAGATTTACTCGTTGATATTAATGAACGATTAGGATTAACGATCGTATTAATTACTCATGAAATGCATGTGATTCGAAAAATTTGTCATCGTGTTGCTGTCATGGAAAATGGGAGAATTGTTGAAGAGGGTGAAGTATTGAATGTTTTTCGTCACCCTAAACAACCAATTACCCGTCGATTTGTGCAGCAAGTAACAGAGCCTGAAGAAACGAAAGAAACGATTAGTCATTTATTATCTCAATATAAAAGTGGACAAATTGTTCAATTAACATTTATTGGAGATGCAGCTGAGCAGCCGATTATTTCTAACTTAATGAACGAGTTTGATATTTCCATTAATATTTTACAAGGGAAAATTTCACAAACACAGCGTGGAGCTTACGGCACATTATTTATCCATATTGATGGCGACAAAAAAAGTATTGATGAAGCGATCGAATTTCTCCGGAAACATCATGTGCAAGTGGAGGTGATCGCAAATGCTTAA
- a CDS encoding O-acetylhomoserine (thiol)-lyase (product_source=KO:K01740; cath_funfam=3.40.640.10,3.90.1150.10; cog=COG2873; ko=KO:K01740; pfam=PF01053; superfamily=53383; tigrfam=TIGR01326) — MGEQSYRLETISIHGGLKKDSRTGARAVPIYQSNAYLFENTEHAQNLFALKEEGYIYSRIHNPTVTVLEERVAALEGGVGALAVSSGMAAIALAILNIAHAGDEIVAASTLYGGTYNLFSTTLPKYGIKTIFVDPEDVNNFRKAITPKTKAIFAETIGNPSLHVLDIEEVAKIAHEAGIPLIVDNTFATPYLCRPIDYGADIVVHSATKWLLGNGTTLGGIIVDGGKFDWNTEKFPGFTTPDASYHNLVYAEALGPLAYIVKARVQLLRDLGPALSPYNAFQFNLGLETLHVRMKEHIHNTRKVVQYLQNHPSVNWILYPELENHPANDLAKKYLPKGAGSVIVFGINGGREAGRKLIDSVQLWSHVANVGDAKSLIIHPASTTHQQLSDEELEQAGVTEDLIRLSVGIEHIDDILDDLEQAIEKATGKRSNHSESVTN, encoded by the coding sequence GAGAATACGGAACATGCTCAAAACTTATTTGCCCTTAAGGAAGAAGGGTATATTTATTCAAGAATTCACAATCCTACCGTTACAGTATTAGAAGAACGGGTAGCGGCACTTGAAGGCGGTGTTGGTGCTCTTGCGGTTTCGAGTGGAATGGCAGCGATTGCATTAGCGATATTAAACATTGCTCATGCAGGTGATGAAATTGTCGCAGCATCCACTTTATATGGGGGAACATATAATTTATTTTCGACAACATTACCAAAGTATGGTATTAAAACAATTTTTGTTGACCCAGAAGATGTAAATAATTTTAGAAAAGCGATCACTCCTAAAACGAAGGCTATTTTCGCTGAGACGATCGGAAATCCTAGCTTGCATGTTCTAGATATAGAAGAAGTTGCAAAAATAGCACACGAGGCGGGAATTCCACTAATTGTCGATAATACGTTTGCTACTCCTTATTTATGCAGACCAATTGATTATGGTGCAGATATTGTCGTTCATTCGGCTACGAAATGGTTATTAGGAAACGGTACGACACTTGGTGGAATTATTGTAGATGGAGGAAAATTTGATTGGAATACTGAAAAATTCCCAGGATTTACAACTCCAGATGCGAGTTACCATAATTTAGTTTATGCAGAAGCGTTAGGGCCTTTAGCATACATAGTGAAAGCCCGTGTTCAATTATTGCGGGATTTAGGGCCAGCATTAAGTCCTTATAATGCCTTTCAATTTAATCTAGGTCTTGAAACATTGCATGTTCGAATGAAGGAGCATATTCATAATACGAGAAAAGTTGTTCAATACTTACAAAATCACCCAAGTGTAAATTGGATTCTTTATCCAGAGCTTGAAAACCATCCTGCAAACGATTTAGCGAAAAAATATTTACCAAAAGGAGCAGGTTCTGTTATTGTTTTCGGAATAAACGGCGGACGAGAAGCTGGACGTAAATTAATTGATTCCGTTCAACTTTGGTCTCACGTTGCCAATGTTGGCGATGCTAAAAGTCTCATTATTCATCCAGCTAGCACAACACACCAGCAATTAAGTGATGAGGAATTAGAACAGGCGGGTGTAACGGAAGATTTAATTCGTTTATCGGTTGGAATTGAACATATTGATGATATATTAGACGATTTAGAACAGGCGATTGAAAAAGCAACTGGGAAAAGATCAAATCATTCGGAATCTGTCACGAATTAA
- a CDS encoding D-methionine transport system permease protein (product_source=KO:K02072; cath_funfam=1.10.3720.10; cog=COG2011; ko=KO:K02072; pfam=PF00528; smart=SM01409; superfamily=161098; transmembrane_helix_parts=Outside_1_21,TMhelix_22_44,Inside_45_55,TMhelix_56_78,Outside_79_87,TMhelix_88_110,Inside_111_150,TMhelix_151_173,Outside_174_192,TMhelix_193_212,Inside_213_222) encodes MLKQLLPNVKWDKVWEATLETIYMTGVSVFATFIIGIILGLLLFLTSKGNIWENRFINSIVASFVNIFRSIPFIILIILLIPFTKAVVGTILGANAALPALIIGAAPFYGRMVEIALREIDKGVIEAAKAMGAKTSTIIFKVLIPESMPALVSGITVTAIALVGYTAMAGVVGAGGLGNLAYLEGFQRNNNDVTVVATILILLIVFIIQYIGDQITAKLDKR; translated from the coding sequence ATGCTTAAACAATTATTACCGAATGTGAAGTGGGATAAAGTTTGGGAGGCTACTCTAGAAACGATTTATATGACGGGTGTTTCCGTTTTCGCTACCTTTATAATTGGAATTATTCTTGGTTTATTATTATTTTTAACGTCAAAAGGAAACATTTGGGAAAATCGATTTATTAATAGCATTGTAGCATCATTCGTGAATATTTTTCGCTCCATTCCTTTTATCATTCTCATCATCCTTCTTATTCCTTTTACAAAAGCTGTTGTTGGAACCATATTAGGAGCTAATGCCGCTTTACCTGCATTGATCATTGGTGCGGCGCCTTTTTACGGACGAATGGTTGAAATTGCCTTAAGGGAAATTGATAAAGGGGTTATTGAAGCAGCAAAAGCGATGGGTGCGAAAACAAGTACGATTATTTTCAAAGTCCTCATCCCAGAATCAATGCCTGCTTTAGTCTCTGGTATTACGGTAACCGCAATCGCTTTAGTAGGCTATACAGCAATGGCTGGTGTTGTAGGAGCTGGAGGACTTGGGAATCTTGCCTATTTAGAGGGCTTTCAACGAAATAATAACGATGTTACTGTTGTTGCAACCATTTTAATATTACTGATAGTTTTTATCATCCAATATATTGGAGATCAAATAACTGCAAAATTAGATAAACGATAG